A portion of the Natronococcus sp. AD-5 genome contains these proteins:
- a CDS encoding ester cyclase — MTTEDPTAAKDLARRVQEDVWNDGDLDAVDDLFAEDFVQHSPWKPSELHGRDEFKEQVRTFHAAFPDLHGTVDDVIAEGDTVANRFTMRATHEGEFMGVEPTGGEVELVGTIFARVEDGKIAERWVVDHVLGFLEDLGTVEEP, encoded by the coding sequence ATGACTACCGAAGATCCTACGGCCGCCAAAGACCTCGCTCGCCGCGTGCAAGAAGACGTCTGGAACGACGGCGACCTGGACGCCGTCGACGACCTCTTCGCGGAGGACTTCGTCCAGCATTCCCCGTGGAAACCGTCCGAGCTACACGGGCGAGACGAGTTCAAAGAGCAGGTCCGGACGTTCCACGCCGCGTTCCCCGACCTTCACGGAACGGTGGACGACGTGATCGCCGAAGGCGACACCGTCGCGAACCGGTTCACCATGCGCGCGACCCACGAGGGGGAGTTCATGGGCGTCGAGCCGACGGGCGGGGAAGTCGAACTGGTAGGCACCATCTTCGCCCGCGTCGAAGACGGAAAAATCGCCGAGCGGTGGGTCGTCGACCACGTGCTCGGCTTCCTGGAGGACCTCGGGACGGTTGAAGAACCGTGA
- a CDS encoding HD domain-containing protein: MKIIKDSVHDHIQIDGVARALIDAPEVQRLRRIKQLGTVSLVYPSANHTRFEHSLGVYHLACEALEQLGVEGRRAERVHAAAILHDVGHGPFSHNLESLTHRRTGRYHDDVHDLLENGTVGEVLRDRDLDPETVADLVAGEGRFGQLVSGELDVDRMDYLVRDAHHTGVPYGTIDHGRLVRELTFTDGELVLGEGNVQTAESLLVARALMNPTVYSHSVARISKAMLRRAAERLLESPEAGVDAETLQRMDDYDLIVALRSCEATSAFSRRLDQRDLFKRAVWAEIDDVPGGIIEADHETIREFEGEIADRAEVDPAHVIVDAPGRPSMTESTSRVMVNGEVRRLGQQSPLVEALRAAQYSQWRLGVYSPAELRERVGRAAVDVLGLDIDGALVTEVRDGLDATLDQFVD, translated from the coding sequence ATGAAGATCATCAAAGACAGCGTCCACGATCACATTCAGATCGACGGCGTTGCCCGAGCGCTGATCGACGCGCCGGAAGTACAGCGGCTTCGCCGAATCAAACAACTCGGCACGGTCTCGCTGGTCTACCCCTCTGCGAACCACACCCGGTTCGAGCACAGTCTCGGCGTGTACCACCTCGCGTGCGAGGCGCTCGAGCAACTCGGCGTCGAGGGCCGGCGGGCCGAACGCGTTCACGCGGCGGCGATCCTCCACGACGTCGGTCACGGACCCTTCAGTCACAACCTCGAGTCGCTAACCCACCGGCGGACGGGTCGATATCACGACGACGTCCACGACCTGTTGGAGAACGGTACGGTCGGCGAGGTGCTGCGCGACCGCGACCTCGATCCCGAAACGGTCGCGGACCTGGTCGCCGGCGAGGGCCGGTTCGGCCAGCTGGTATCGGGCGAACTCGACGTCGACCGAATGGACTACCTGGTGCGGGACGCCCACCACACGGGAGTTCCCTACGGCACGATCGACCACGGTCGGCTGGTGCGGGAACTCACGTTCACCGACGGCGAACTCGTCCTCGGCGAGGGGAACGTCCAGACCGCGGAGAGCCTGCTCGTCGCGCGGGCGCTGATGAACCCGACGGTCTACAGCCACAGCGTCGCCCGGATCAGCAAGGCCATGCTCCGTCGCGCGGCCGAACGGCTGCTCGAGTCGCCCGAGGCCGGCGTCGACGCGGAAACCCTCCAGCGGATGGACGACTACGACCTGATCGTGGCGCTGCGCTCGTGCGAGGCGACGAGCGCGTTCTCCCGGCGGCTGGACCAGCGCGACCTCTTCAAGCGCGCCGTGTGGGCGGAGATCGACGACGTCCCGGGCGGGATCATCGAGGCCGACCACGAGACGATCCGAGAGTTCGAGGGCGAGATCGCCGACAGGGCCGAGGTCGATCCGGCGCACGTCATCGTCGACGCCCCGGGCCGTCCCTCGATGACGGAATCGACGAGCCGCGTGATGGTCAACGGCGAGGTTCGACGGCTCGGCCAGCAGTCGCCGCTCGTCGAGGCCCTGCGAGCCGCCCAGTACTCCCAGTGGCGACTGGGCGTCTACTCCCCGGCCGAACTCCGCGAGCGGGTCGGCCGGGCCGCCGTCGACGTGCTCGGGCTCGACATCGACGGCGCGCTGGTCACGGAGGTTCGCGACGGGCTGGACGCGACGCTGGACCAGTTCGTCGACTGA
- a CDS encoding 4-phosphopantoate--beta-alanine ligase yields the protein MTDYDTVSADVEHEEEIPTDHPRYQDLLTRHRIERGIEKGITHLQGMHAEGRGSAFDYLLGEETIASADEAERVAAAHLLLAERPVLSINGNVAALVPGEMVDLAETTGADLEVNLFNRTPERIEAIADHLRDHGAEEVKGLEADARIPNLDHQRAKVDADGIHAADVVLVPLEDGDRAEALEAMGKTEIVIDLNPLSRSPRVAEVPVVDNIIRAVPNMTAHARDLADTDEAELRALVEEFDREAALEAAETRIRSGDL from the coding sequence GTGACCGACTACGACACCGTCTCCGCCGACGTCGAGCACGAAGAGGAGATCCCGACGGACCACCCCAGGTACCAGGACCTGCTCACCCGCCACCGGATCGAGCGGGGTATCGAGAAGGGGATCACCCACCTGCAGGGGATGCACGCGGAGGGTCGGGGCAGCGCCTTCGACTACCTCCTCGGCGAGGAGACCATCGCGAGCGCCGACGAGGCCGAGCGCGTCGCCGCCGCCCACCTCCTGCTCGCGGAGCGACCCGTGCTCTCGATCAACGGCAACGTCGCGGCGCTCGTCCCCGGCGAGATGGTCGATCTCGCCGAAACGACCGGCGCCGACCTGGAGGTCAACCTCTTCAACCGCACGCCCGAGCGGATCGAGGCGATCGCCGACCACCTGCGCGACCACGGCGCCGAGGAGGTCAAGGGGCTCGAGGCCGACGCCCGGATTCCGAATCTCGATCACCAGCGCGCGAAGGTCGACGCAGACGGCATTCACGCGGCCGACGTCGTGCTCGTTCCCCTCGAGGACGGCGACCGCGCGGAGGCGCTCGAGGCGATGGGCAAGACCGAGATCGTGATCGACCTCAACCCGCTCTCGCGGTCGCCCCGGGTCGCGGAGGTTCCCGTCGTCGACAACATCATCCGCGCGGTGCCGAACATGACCGCCCACGCGCGGGACCTGGCGGATACTGACGAGGCGGAACTGCGCGCGCTCGTCGAGGAATTCGACCGGGAAGCGGCGCTCGAGGCGGCCGAAACTCGAATTCGATCCGGCGACCTCTAG
- a CDS encoding biotin--[acetyl-CoA-carboxylase] ligase — translation MNETRRAILERIADGPVSGPDVADSLEVSRAAVWKHIEALREAGFEIESGPTGYELTGVAAYNGPAVEYGLEAPFSVDYHDSLGSTNDRARELATDGAADVVVLADEQTGGRGRLERKWSSPPGGVWLSVVSRPAVAPARAPLYTLAASVATARAAREAGVDARIKWPNDVVVPVGDDGSYRKLAGILTEMEGETDRIEWLVVGVGLNANVDADALPPEATSVRAETGDVDRRAFVQRLLEEFDRYQGDLEAVVPAWRDLALTLGQRVRVDRPSGEIVGEAVDVTDSGALVVDTGGERVTVSAGDCEHLRPI, via the coding sequence ATGAACGAGACGCGACGAGCGATCCTCGAGCGAATCGCGGACGGGCCGGTGTCCGGCCCCGACGTGGCCGACTCGCTCGAGGTCTCGCGGGCGGCCGTCTGGAAGCACATCGAGGCGCTCCGCGAGGCCGGCTTCGAGATCGAGAGCGGGCCGACCGGCTACGAATTGACGGGTGTCGCGGCGTACAACGGGCCGGCCGTCGAGTACGGGCTCGAGGCGCCGTTTTCGGTCGACTACCACGATTCGCTCGGGAGCACCAACGACCGCGCTCGCGAACTGGCGACCGACGGCGCGGCCGACGTCGTCGTCCTCGCGGACGAGCAGACCGGCGGCCGGGGTCGCCTCGAGCGCAAGTGGTCCTCGCCGCCCGGCGGCGTCTGGCTGAGCGTCGTCTCGCGTCCCGCGGTCGCGCCGGCCCGCGCGCCCCTGTACACGCTCGCAGCGTCGGTCGCGACGGCGCGCGCGGCGCGGGAGGCCGGGGTCGACGCCCGGATTAAGTGGCCGAACGACGTCGTGGTTCCGGTCGGCGACGACGGTTCCTACCGGAAGCTCGCGGGCATCCTCACGGAGATGGAGGGCGAAACCGACCGGATCGAGTGGCTCGTCGTCGGAGTCGGCCTCAACGCGAACGTCGACGCCGATGCGCTCCCCCCGGAGGCGACCTCCGTTCGCGCCGAGACCGGGGACGTCGACCGTCGCGCGTTCGTCCAGCGCCTGCTCGAGGAGTTCGACCGCTACCAGGGCGACCTCGAGGCGGTCGTGCCGGCCTGGCGCGACCTCGCGCTGACGCTCGGCCAGCGCGTCCGGGTCGATCGGCCGTCGGGCGAGATCGTCGGCGAGGCGGTCGACGTCACCGATTCGGGGGCGCTCGTCGTCGACACCGGCGGCGAGCGAGTGACGGTGTCAGCCGGCGACTGCGAGCACCTGCGTCCTATTTGA
- a CDS encoding amidohydrolase family protein, which translates to MERTGTILRGRQLEPVEGRIVIDETGRIEAIEEESVESSDVVLPAFVNAHTHVGDSIAKEAGGGLSLEELVAPPDGLKHRLLREASREELVSAMHRSLQFMQRGGAAACLDFREGDVEGVRTLEAAADGLEIDALSFARGSVDAMEAGDGFGASGANDADFDRERTATRKAGKPFGIHAGEADPSDLNGALDLEPDFLVHVVHPKPIHLDRIADSEVPIVVCPRSNLVTGVGFPPVSELAERTTLALGTDNVMLNSPSMFREMEFLAKCSDLPAETILRMATINGAEIAGLEYGSLEPGRPARLLVLDGDSDNLAGARDPVRAVVRRAGVDDVRDVILDP; encoded by the coding sequence ATGGAACGAACGGGGACGATTCTCCGCGGGCGGCAGCTCGAGCCCGTCGAGGGACGGATCGTGATCGACGAGACCGGACGGATCGAAGCTATCGAAGAGGAGTCGGTCGAGAGTTCGGACGTCGTTCTGCCGGCGTTCGTCAACGCCCACACGCACGTCGGCGACTCGATCGCGAAGGAGGCCGGCGGCGGCCTCTCGCTCGAGGAGCTTGTCGCCCCGCCGGACGGACTGAAGCACCGACTCCTGCGCGAAGCCTCGCGCGAGGAGCTCGTGAGCGCGATGCACCGCTCCCTCCAGTTCATGCAGCGAGGGGGGGCCGCCGCCTGCCTCGACTTCCGCGAGGGCGACGTCGAGGGCGTTCGCACCCTCGAGGCGGCGGCCGACGGGCTCGAGATCGACGCGCTGTCGTTCGCTCGCGGATCGGTCGACGCGATGGAAGCCGGCGACGGCTTCGGCGCCAGCGGCGCCAACGACGCCGACTTCGACAGGGAGCGAACCGCGACGCGGAAGGCCGGAAAGCCGTTCGGCATCCACGCCGGCGAGGCCGATCCGAGCGACCTCAACGGGGCGCTCGACCTCGAGCCCGACTTTCTCGTCCACGTCGTCCACCCCAAGCCGATTCACCTCGATCGGATCGCGGACAGCGAGGTTCCGATCGTGGTCTGTCCGCGCTCGAACCTCGTGACGGGCGTCGGCTTCCCGCCCGTTTCCGAACTGGCCGAGCGGACGACGCTCGCGCTGGGAACGGACAACGTGATGCTCAACTCGCCGTCGATGTTCCGGGAGATGGAATTCCTCGCGAAGTGTTCCGATCTCCCGGCGGAGACGATCCTCCGGATGGCGACGATCAACGGCGCCGAAATAGCCGGCCTCGAGTACGGCTCGCTCGAGCCGGGACGACCCGCCCGGCTCCTGGTGCTGGACGGCGACTCGGACAACCTCGCCGGCGCACGGGATCCCGTGCGAGCCGTCGTTCGACGGGCCGGCGTCGACGACGTTCGCGACGTCATACTCGATCCCTGA
- a CDS encoding HalOD1 output domain-containing protein, translating to MNTTDSDDVIIRRTLDTDQDAPASQIVELVADLEGREPTDLPPIYYNVDELIADLFSSPPRAEAEASLEFTYEGYQFRVKQNGVTTVSNQTRPAPG from the coding sequence ATGAACACAACTGACAGCGATGACGTCATTATCCGACGAACGCTCGACACCGACCAGGACGCACCGGCGTCTCAGATCGTCGAACTCGTCGCTGATCTCGAGGGCCGGGAGCCGACGGACCTGCCGCCGATCTACTACAACGTCGACGAACTGATCGCGGATCTCTTCTCGTCGCCGCCGAGAGCGGAGGCCGAGGCGTCGCTCGAGTTCACCTACGAGGGGTACCAGTTTCGCGTCAAGCAAAACGGCGTGACGACCGTTTCGAACCAGACGCGACCGGCGCCCGGGTAG
- a CDS encoding C-terminal binding protein codes for MTDTILVTDFDFPGLDVERRVVGGRDAEIVDAQAETAAEVIEAAREADADALLVQYAPIDERVLDELDVRAVGRYGIGVDTVDLEAATDNGVVVVNVPSYCEDEVATHAIALLFACVRKTALYDRAIDDGTWDWTIGAPIHRLPGKTLGFAAFGKIPRRIADRLAGFEFELVAYDPYQSASDLAEYGVEKVSFDGLLERADIVSTHAPLTEETRELFDAEAFAAMNDDAILLNTARGEVVDVDALAAALEEDELAAAGLDVLPNEPPEDSPLVGRDDVVLTPHVAWYSEESYVDLRETVTRDVLSVLNGERPENPVNEDVLPD; via the coding sequence ATGACGGACACCATTCTCGTTACCGATTTCGACTTCCCGGGTCTCGACGTCGAGCGCCGCGTCGTCGGCGGACGGGACGCGGAGATCGTCGACGCGCAGGCGGAAACGGCCGCCGAGGTTATCGAGGCCGCCCGCGAGGCCGACGCCGACGCGTTACTCGTCCAGTACGCACCCATCGACGAGCGGGTGCTCGACGAACTCGACGTCCGGGCCGTCGGCCGGTACGGAATCGGCGTCGACACGGTCGACCTCGAGGCCGCCACCGACAACGGCGTCGTCGTGGTCAACGTTCCCTCCTACTGCGAGGACGAGGTCGCGACGCACGCGATCGCGCTGCTGTTCGCCTGCGTTCGGAAGACGGCGCTGTACGATCGGGCGATCGACGACGGCACCTGGGACTGGACGATCGGCGCGCCGATCCACCGACTGCCGGGAAAGACGCTCGGCTTCGCCGCGTTCGGAAAGATCCCGCGGCGGATCGCCGACCGGCTCGCGGGCTTCGAGTTCGAACTCGTCGCGTACGATCCCTACCAGTCCGCGTCCGATCTCGCCGAGTACGGCGTCGAGAAGGTCTCGTTCGACGGCCTGCTCGAGCGAGCGGATATCGTCTCGACCCACGCGCCGCTGACCGAGGAGACCCGGGAGCTGTTCGACGCCGAGGCGTTCGCGGCGATGAACGACGACGCGATCCTGCTCAACACCGCTCGAGGCGAAGTCGTCGACGTCGACGCGCTGGCGGCGGCGCTCGAGGAGGACGAACTCGCTGCTGCGGGCCTGGACGTGCTGCCGAACGAACCGCCGGAGGACTCGCCGCTGGTCGGTCGCGACGACGTCGTCCTCACCCCGCACGTCGCGTGGTACTCCGAAGAATCGTACGTCGACCTCCGCGAAACCGTAACTCGAGACGTCCTGTCCGTACTGAACGGCGAGCGACCCGAGAACCCGGTCAACGAGGACGTCCTCCCGGACTGA
- a CDS encoding DsbA family protein: protein MTKRERTRRRMLQVGGGAAFVGLSGCTGLLSDSSEADEAAPTSTNETAANAADDENESNGDTGSNEIEPDELEEPEEYDLEEPPGALAEIPIPEEPDAAYPLAGSGDAPVTVRLFGNWKCPYTRWFLFEEFDAFVDEYVRSGTVDLEVHAVAYRDGRPFYGEDGPRMARAGLAVWERDPEQFWSFLEYVAVNVKGSDWATPGRIETVALEAGVDDPEPIGEATEGDAYEDRLEETMERVHELPVSGVPRISVEGESYSPIVHQEELDEAIEAAVENATE, encoded by the coding sequence ATGACGAAACGCGAACGAACGAGACGACGGATGCTACAGGTTGGCGGTGGGGCAGCGTTCGTGGGACTGTCCGGTTGTACCGGATTGCTGTCCGATTCGTCGGAGGCCGACGAGGCCGCGCCGACCTCGACGAACGAGACGGCCGCGAACGCGGCGGACGACGAGAACGAATCGAACGGCGATACCGGCTCGAACGAGATCGAACCCGACGAACTCGAGGAACCCGAGGAGTACGACCTCGAGGAACCGCCGGGTGCGCTCGCGGAGATCCCGATTCCGGAGGAGCCGGACGCCGCGTATCCGCTCGCGGGAAGCGGCGACGCGCCGGTGACGGTTCGCCTGTTCGGAAACTGGAAGTGCCCGTACACCAGGTGGTTCCTGTTCGAGGAGTTCGACGCGTTCGTCGACGAGTACGTCCGCTCCGGCACGGTCGACCTCGAGGTTCACGCCGTCGCCTACCGCGACGGGCGGCCGTTCTACGGCGAGGACGGGCCGCGGATGGCCCGCGCCGGCCTGGCCGTCTGGGAGCGCGATCCCGAGCAGTTCTGGTCGTTCCTCGAGTACGTCGCCGTCAACGTGAAAGGGAGCGACTGGGCGACGCCCGGCCGCATCGAGACCGTCGCGCTCGAGGCGGGCGTCGACGATCCCGAACCGATCGGGGAAGCTACCGAGGGCGATGCGTACGAAGACCGCCTCGAGGAGACGATGGAACGCGTCCACGAACTACCGGTATCCGGCGTTCCGCGAATCAGCGTCGAGGGTGAATCCTACTCGCCGATCGTACACCAGGAGGAACTCGACGAGGCGATCGAAGCGGCCGTCGAGAACGCAACCGAGTAG
- a CDS encoding universal stress protein, which yields MYDRILVPTDGSPEGEHALEYAFDLARAHDARIRAIYVANVASYGGLPMETAWEGIGDALRSEGQEAVGRVEELAPDDVEVETAVLEGSPSRVIVDEATPESCDLVVMGTHGRGGIDRLLLGSVAERVVRRASVPVLTVRLGEDEFGDNSERHPAAAGDGATGPSDAEPVK from the coding sequence ATGTACGATCGCATTCTCGTTCCGACGGATGGGTCGCCGGAGGGCGAGCACGCACTCGAGTACGCGTTCGACCTCGCCCGCGCTCACGACGCGAGGATTCGCGCGATTTACGTCGCCAACGTCGCCAGTTACGGGGGACTGCCGATGGAGACCGCGTGGGAGGGGATCGGCGACGCGCTTCGCTCGGAGGGCCAGGAGGCGGTCGGCCGGGTCGAAGAGCTCGCGCCCGACGACGTCGAGGTCGAGACGGCGGTGCTCGAGGGATCGCCGAGCCGCGTCATCGTCGACGAGGCCACTCCCGAAAGCTGCGACCTCGTCGTCATGGGCACGCACGGTCGCGGCGGGATCGACCGGCTCCTCCTCGGAAGCGTCGCGGAACGGGTCGTCAGGCGCGCGTCCGTGCCGGTGCTGACGGTTCGACTCGGCGAGGACGAGTTCGGAGACAATTCGGAACGACACCCTGCGGCAGCCGGCGACGGCGCGACGGGACCGTCCGACGCGGAACCCGTCAAATAG
- a CDS encoding tyrosine--tRNA ligase, which yields MDAYELITRNAEEIVTDEEVRELAEEPEGKRVYVGYEPSGVLHLGHLLTANKLIDLQDAGMEVVVLLADVHAYLNGKGTFEEIGETAERMQAQFVAYGLDESNTEFVYGSSFQLDEEYTLDLHELELSTTMNRAQRAMAELQSGETAKVSHLVYPLMQALDIEYLDLDLAVGGLDQRKVHMLHREEVPELGYEARPCLHTPIVADLTSGEGKMSSSEGVTISMEDSTEELEEKVNSAFCPPTRDPEGDLENPVLELFEYHVFPRFEEIVVERPEKYGGDLTYEDYESLAEDLESGELHPADAKGTLASYLDELIAPGREKLRELRR from the coding sequence ATGGACGCCTACGAGTTGATCACGCGAAACGCCGAGGAAATCGTGACCGACGAGGAGGTGCGCGAGCTCGCGGAAGAGCCCGAGGGCAAGCGCGTCTACGTCGGCTACGAGCCCTCCGGCGTGCTCCACCTGGGACACCTGCTGACGGCCAACAAGCTCATCGACCTCCAGGACGCCGGCATGGAGGTCGTCGTCCTGCTCGCGGACGTCCACGCCTACCTCAACGGGAAGGGAACGTTCGAGGAGATCGGCGAGACCGCCGAACGAATGCAGGCGCAGTTCGTCGCGTACGGCCTCGACGAGTCGAACACGGAGTTCGTCTACGGCTCGTCGTTCCAGCTCGACGAGGAGTACACGCTCGACCTCCACGAACTCGAGCTCTCGACGACGATGAACCGCGCCCAGCGCGCGATGGCCGAACTGCAGTCGGGCGAGACGGCCAAGGTCAGCCACCTCGTCTACCCGCTGATGCAGGCGCTCGACATCGAGTACCTCGACCTCGACCTCGCCGTCGGCGGGCTCGACCAGCGCAAGGTCCACATGCTCCACCGCGAGGAGGTTCCCGAACTGGGCTACGAGGCCCGCCCGTGTCTCCACACGCCGATCGTCGCCGACCTCACAAGCGGCGAGGGGAAGATGTCCTCGAGCGAAGGCGTGACGATCTCGATGGAGGACTCGACCGAAGAACTCGAGGAGAAGGTCAACTCGGCGTTCTGTCCGCCGACGCGGGATCCGGAAGGCGACCTCGAGAACCCAGTGCTCGAGCTGTTCGAGTACCACGTCTTCCCGCGATTCGAGGAAATCGTCGTCGAGCGACCCGAGAAGTACGGCGGCGACCTCACCTACGAGGACTACGAGAGCCTGGCCGAGGATCTCGAGTCCGGCGAACTCCACCCGGCGGACGCGAAGGGGACGCTCGCGTCCTACCTCGACGAGCTGATCGCGCCGGGTCGCGAGAAGCTGCGCGAACTGCGACGCTGA
- a CDS encoding Gfo/Idh/MocA family protein: MTLEVGVLGYRFMGKAHANALARLPMFFPDAPDVERSVLVGRDEEALGEAADRLGFAEIATDWRDVVDDVDVFYNLGPNHVHAEPSIGALEAGTPVFCEKPLAPTLEEAEEMADAARESGVPHGCAFNYRFVPAIRYAKRLLEDGELGEIRHVRGRYLQDWLVDPEAPWAWRLDEDMAGSGVLGDLGAHTVDLVRFLVGDDDLAGDVERLSGHLRTFVDERPVEGGDETRPVTVDDAYSAQLEFENGAMGTLEASRFATGHKNDHTIEIHGSDGSLRFSLERLNELELLRKDENRGYETILVTDEDDPYVDHWWPPGHVIGWEHTFVHENYEFLSAVDEGGAFAPSFEDGLAAQRVLAAIEDSDERGEWIALE; the protein is encoded by the coding sequence ATGACGCTCGAAGTCGGCGTACTCGGCTATCGATTCATGGGGAAAGCCCACGCGAACGCACTGGCGCGGCTGCCGATGTTCTTCCCGGACGCCCCGGACGTCGAGCGCAGCGTCCTCGTCGGTCGCGACGAGGAGGCGCTCGGCGAGGCGGCCGACCGGCTCGGCTTCGCGGAGATCGCGACTGACTGGCGCGACGTCGTCGACGACGTCGACGTCTTCTACAACCTCGGTCCGAACCACGTCCACGCCGAACCCTCGATCGGCGCGCTCGAGGCCGGCACGCCCGTCTTCTGTGAGAAACCCCTCGCGCCGACCCTCGAGGAAGCCGAAGAGATGGCCGACGCGGCCCGCGAGTCCGGCGTCCCCCACGGCTGCGCGTTCAACTACCGGTTCGTCCCGGCGATCCGGTACGCGAAGCGCCTGCTCGAGGACGGCGAACTCGGCGAGATCCGCCACGTCCGCGGGCGTTACCTCCAGGACTGGCTGGTCGATCCCGAGGCGCCGTGGGCCTGGCGGCTCGACGAGGACATGGCCGGATCGGGCGTGCTGGGCGACCTGGGCGCGCACACGGTCGATCTCGTGCGCTTCCTGGTCGGCGACGACGACCTCGCGGGCGACGTCGAGCGCCTCAGCGGCCACCTCCGGACGTTCGTCGACGAGCGTCCCGTCGAGGGGGGCGACGAGACTCGACCCGTAACCGTCGACGACGCCTACTCGGCTCAACTCGAGTTCGAAAACGGTGCGATGGGGACGCTCGAGGCCTCCCGCTTCGCAACGGGACACAAGAACGACCACACGATCGAGATCCACGGCTCCGACGGGAGCCTGCGGTTCTCGCTCGAGCGCCTGAACGAGCTCGAACTGCTCCGGAAGGACGAGAATCGCGGCTACGAGACGATCCTCGTCACCGACGAAGACGATCCGTACGTCGACCACTGGTGGCCGCCGGGCCACGTGATCGGCTGGGAGCACACCTTCGTCCACGAGAACTACGAGTTCCTCTCCGCGGTCGACGAGGGCGGCGCGTTCGCCCCGAGCTTCGAGGACGGACTGGCCGCCCAGCGCGTGCTCGCGGCGATCGAAGACAGCGACGAGCGCGGCGAGTGGATCGCGCTCGAGTGA